In a genomic window of Chrysemys picta bellii isolate R12L10 chromosome 1, ASM1138683v2, whole genome shotgun sequence:
- the LOC101942052 gene encoding interleukin-1 receptor-like 2 isoform X1, whose translation MAAAVFTCSIILVFISSVKAEECMVHDVLHSQSLISVLVGEPLTIDCLLDKTLALQHMNYSLTWYKSGSKMPVTQVKLSRIHQHKNLLWFMPAILEDSGSYECVMRNLTSCKKIYFSVIVFKNTAGLCFNGDFLYAQEISASSNAKIVCPHLDYFRDEKNTLPIHWYKECNLIDNERFLNRDDDLIINSANVNDSGNYSCKMTYNYMEKEYNISRNIYVTVIETPLKKRTEILYPRNNTIEVELGSNVVVDCNVSSFKDNSIGISWRVNNTLVNFLFMGRVQEGNQEDSFPDGYLFSTVTLNITEVKQEDYGRQFVCHAGEVAAYIALRRPVRNFQGYLIGGLLAPVFVIVVAILIYKYFKIDIVLWYRKSCRPFLSKEVSDGKIYDAYVLYPKINRVDCIYTPDNFVLKLLPEVLERQCGYNLFILGRDDLPGKAVINVVDETIKQSRRLIIVLVPESSSCSLLEDIFEQQLAVYSALVQDGIKVILIELDKIKDYTNMPESIKYIKQKHGAIRWKGDFTEKSYLANTKFWKNVRYRMPPRRPTSSELHLLPTALNTFQTTER comes from the exons ATGGCTGCAGCTGTGTTTACCTGTAGTATAATCCTAGTGTTTATCTCTTCAGTGAAGGCAG AGGAATGCATGGTACATGATGTGCTGCATAGTCAAAGTTTGATATCTGTACTGGTAGGAGAACCTCTTACTATTGATTGTTTGTTAGATAAAACACTGGCTCTTCAGCACATGAATTACAGCTTGACTTGGTATAAAAGTGGGAGCAAAATGCCTGTAACTCAAGTGAAACTTTCCAGAATACATCAGCACAAGAACTTGCTTTGGTTTATGCCTGCAATTTTAGAAGACTCAGGATCCTATGAATGTGTCATGCG GAATTTAACAAGCTGCAAGAAAATATATTTCAGTGTAATCGTTTTCAAAAATACTGCTGGTTTGTGTTTTAATGGGGATTTTCTCTATGCTCAAGAGATATCAGCATCATCAAATGCAAAGATTGTGTGTCCTCATCTAGATTATTTCAGAGATGAGAAAAATACTTTACCCATTCACTGGTATAAG GAATGTAATCTGATTGACAATGAAAGATTTCTAAATCGGGATGATGATCTCATAATAAATAGTGCAAATGTAAATGATTCAGGAAATTACTCATGCAAGATGACATATAATTATATGGAAAAAGAATATAACATTTCACGAAACATTTATGTAACTGTTATAG agaCCCCACTGAAGAAGAGAACTGAAATTCTTTATCCAAGAAACAATACAATTGAAGTGGAACTTG GGTCCAATGTTGTTGTGGACTGCAACGTATCAAGTTTTAAAGATAATTCAATTGGAATATCCTGGAGAGTCAATAATACTTTAGTCAATTTTTTGTTTATGGGGAGAGTCCAAGAGGGAAATCA AGAAGATTCTTTCCCAGATGGGTACTTATTCTCTACAGTGACGCTCAACATCACAGAAGTGAAGCAGGAGGATTATGGACGTCAGTTTGTGTGTCATGCTGGTGAAGTTGCAGCCTACATTGCATTAAGACGGCCAG TTCGAAATTTTCAAGGATACTTGATTGGAGGACTCCTTGCACCAGTGTTTGTAATAGTTGTTGCCATATTAATCTACAAGTATTTCAAGATTGACATTGTGCTTTGGTATCGAAAATCCTGTCGCCCTTTTCTGAGTAAAGAAG TTTCAGATGGGAAGATCTATGATGCATATGTATTGTATCCAAAAATCAACAGAGTAGATTGCATCTACACACCAGATAACTTTGTGCTAAAGCTGCTTCCTGAGGTTTTAGAGAGACAGTGTGGCTATAATCTGTTTATACTTGGAAGAGATGATTTAccaggaaaag CTGTGATCAATGTTGTTGATGAAACCATTAAGCAAAGCAGAAGGCTTATAATTGTATTAGTACCAGAATCGTCAAGTTGCAGTTTATTAGAGGATATCTTCGAACAGCAACTGGCTGTGTACAGTGCTCTTGTCCAGGATGGAATTAAAGTTATTCTGATTGAACTAGATAAAATAAAGGACTATACGAACATGCCAGAATCAATCAAATACATTAAGCAAAAGCATGGGGCCATCAGATGGAAAGGAGACTTCACAGAGAAATCTTATTTAGCAAATACAAAATTTTGGAAAAATGTCAGATACCGAATGCCACCCAGACGTCCAACTTCTTCAGAACTACACTTGCTGCCAACAGCCTTGAACACCTTTCAAACCACAGAAAGATGA
- the LOC101942052 gene encoding interleukin-1 receptor-like 2 isoform X2, translating into MAAAVFTCSIILVFISSVKADKTLALQHMNYSLTWYKSGSKMPVTQVKLSRIHQHKNLLWFMPAILEDSGSYECVMRNLTSCKKIYFSVIVFKNTAGLCFNGDFLYAQEISASSNAKIVCPHLDYFRDEKNTLPIHWYKECNLIDNERFLNRDDDLIINSANVNDSGNYSCKMTYNYMEKEYNISRNIYVTVIETPLKKRTEILYPRNNTIEVELGSNVVVDCNVSSFKDNSIGISWRVNNTLVNFLFMGRVQEGNQEDSFPDGYLFSTVTLNITEVKQEDYGRQFVCHAGEVAAYIALRRPVRNFQGYLIGGLLAPVFVIVVAILIYKYFKIDIVLWYRKSCRPFLSKEVSDGKIYDAYVLYPKINRVDCIYTPDNFVLKLLPEVLERQCGYNLFILGRDDLPGKAVINVVDETIKQSRRLIIVLVPESSSCSLLEDIFEQQLAVYSALVQDGIKVILIELDKIKDYTNMPESIKYIKQKHGAIRWKGDFTEKSYLANTKFWKNVRYRMPPRRPTSSELHLLPTALNTFQTTER; encoded by the exons ATGGCTGCAGCTGTGTTTACCTGTAGTATAATCCTAGTGTTTATCTCTTCAGTGAAGGCAG ATAAAACACTGGCTCTTCAGCACATGAATTACAGCTTGACTTGGTATAAAAGTGGGAGCAAAATGCCTGTAACTCAAGTGAAACTTTCCAGAATACATCAGCACAAGAACTTGCTTTGGTTTATGCCTGCAATTTTAGAAGACTCAGGATCCTATGAATGTGTCATGCG GAATTTAACAAGCTGCAAGAAAATATATTTCAGTGTAATCGTTTTCAAAAATACTGCTGGTTTGTGTTTTAATGGGGATTTTCTCTATGCTCAAGAGATATCAGCATCATCAAATGCAAAGATTGTGTGTCCTCATCTAGATTATTTCAGAGATGAGAAAAATACTTTACCCATTCACTGGTATAAG GAATGTAATCTGATTGACAATGAAAGATTTCTAAATCGGGATGATGATCTCATAATAAATAGTGCAAATGTAAATGATTCAGGAAATTACTCATGCAAGATGACATATAATTATATGGAAAAAGAATATAACATTTCACGAAACATTTATGTAACTGTTATAG agaCCCCACTGAAGAAGAGAACTGAAATTCTTTATCCAAGAAACAATACAATTGAAGTGGAACTTG GGTCCAATGTTGTTGTGGACTGCAACGTATCAAGTTTTAAAGATAATTCAATTGGAATATCCTGGAGAGTCAATAATACTTTAGTCAATTTTTTGTTTATGGGGAGAGTCCAAGAGGGAAATCA AGAAGATTCTTTCCCAGATGGGTACTTATTCTCTACAGTGACGCTCAACATCACAGAAGTGAAGCAGGAGGATTATGGACGTCAGTTTGTGTGTCATGCTGGTGAAGTTGCAGCCTACATTGCATTAAGACGGCCAG TTCGAAATTTTCAAGGATACTTGATTGGAGGACTCCTTGCACCAGTGTTTGTAATAGTTGTTGCCATATTAATCTACAAGTATTTCAAGATTGACATTGTGCTTTGGTATCGAAAATCCTGTCGCCCTTTTCTGAGTAAAGAAG TTTCAGATGGGAAGATCTATGATGCATATGTATTGTATCCAAAAATCAACAGAGTAGATTGCATCTACACACCAGATAACTTTGTGCTAAAGCTGCTTCCTGAGGTTTTAGAGAGACAGTGTGGCTATAATCTGTTTATACTTGGAAGAGATGATTTAccaggaaaag CTGTGATCAATGTTGTTGATGAAACCATTAAGCAAAGCAGAAGGCTTATAATTGTATTAGTACCAGAATCGTCAAGTTGCAGTTTATTAGAGGATATCTTCGAACAGCAACTGGCTGTGTACAGTGCTCTTGTCCAGGATGGAATTAAAGTTATTCTGATTGAACTAGATAAAATAAAGGACTATACGAACATGCCAGAATCAATCAAATACATTAAGCAAAAGCATGGGGCCATCAGATGGAAAGGAGACTTCACAGAGAAATCTTATTTAGCAAATACAAAATTTTGGAAAAATGTCAGATACCGAATGCCACCCAGACGTCCAACTTCTTCAGAACTACACTTGCTGCCAACAGCCTTGAACACCTTTCAAACCACAGAAAGATGA